The Gammaproteobacteria bacterium DNA window AACCTCGTTCGGAATGTCGAACTCGTGCAGGGCGTCGAAGGACTCGCGCTGCTCGCGAATGCCGGCCAGCATCAGCTCGCGCTCCTCGGCGGTCATCGAGACGCCGCTCAATTGCTCGGCCGCCGCGATGTCGTTCACATCCGGTCGCGGCTCGGGCTCGCAAGCAGCAAGGGAAATGACGAAAGGTATGGCAAGCAGACGCATGTTCATGGGGGTTCTCCTGCTGGGAATGCAGGCGGTGCAGCTCAGAGGGCCGCGACCACCTGCTGGCGAAAGGCAAAATCGAGCACGATGCCGGCAAAGACGAAAATGCCGAACCAGTTGTTGTTCAGGAAGGCCTTGAAGCAGGCCTCGCGTTTCCGGTCGCGAATCAGCCACTGCTGGTAGACAACCGTGCAGGCGGCAAACGCCACGCCCCAGTAATAGGCATCACCCAGCGACAGCTGGCGACCGACCAGCACCAGGTCGAACAGCAGCACCAGCTGCAAGATGAAGATGATCAGCTTGTCCTGGTCGCCAAACAGGATCGCCGTCGACTTGATGCCGACCTTGAGGTCGTCGTCGCGATCGACCATGGCATACATGGTGTCGTAGGCGGTGGCCCAGATGACGGTGGCAATGAACAGCAGGCCGGCGGTGTTGGTCACGGTTCCCGTCTGCGCTGCATAGACCATCGGCACGGCCCAGCCAAACGCCGCACCCAGGACAGGCTGCGGCAAGTGGGTATAGCGCTTGGAAAAGGGATACAGGATGGCCAGGATCACGCCACCGATGGACAGGTAGATGGTCAGGCGATTCATGGTCAGCACCAGCGCAAAGGCGATGGCAATCAACACGGCAAACAGGACCAGGGCATGCGCCGGCTTGATCTCGCCAGTAGCGAGGGGCCGGTCCGCGGTTCTCTTCACATCGCCATCCCAGTTGCGGTCCGCGTAATCGTTGATGACGCAACCGGCGGCCCGCATCACGATCACACCCAGGGTGAACACGACAAAGACTTCCGGCTTCGGGTGGCCTTCGCTTGCCAGCCACAGCGCCCACCAGGTCGGCCACAGCAACAGGAAGGTACCAATCGGGCGGTTCAGTCGCATCAGGCGGA harbors:
- the ubiA gene encoding 4-hydroxybenzoate octaprenyltransferase, giving the protein MRVFSAWPDLKPILKRWYLRARHSVFIKKTLPQLAGRADAWFRLMRLNRPIGTFLLLWPTWWALWLASEGHPKPEVFVVFTLGVIVMRAAGCVINDYADRNWDGDVKRTADRPLATGEIKPAHALVLFAVLIAIAFALVLTMNRLTIYLSIGGVILAILYPFSKRYTHLPQPVLGAAFGWAVPMVYAAQTGTVTNTAGLLFIATVIWATAYDTMYAMVDRDDDLKVGIKSTAILFGDQDKLIIFILQLVLLFDLVLVGRQLSLGDAYYWGVAFAACTVVYQQWLIRDRKREACFKAFLNNNWFGIFVFAGIVLDFAFRQQVVAAL